A region of Saccopteryx leptura isolate mSacLep1 chromosome X, mSacLep1_pri_phased_curated, whole genome shotgun sequence DNA encodes the following proteins:
- the LOC136386216 gene encoding melanoma-associated antigen B1-like produces the protein MPRGKKSKGRARDKRQQAKTETQSLTDGQDTVAEVEESISSTLSVGSPQCSPPPSPSKEPQEAAATSIPEAGVSCPKSDEGAKSQTEGSASTSVATPSFRRALRDPLASSVNKLVHFLLEKVKRKEPIIQAAMERVVKRKYKEHFPEIFRRASVRMELIYGLELKKNDHRKHSYAVVNNLGLPDEGYLESEESMTGLLKMLLGVIFMNGNRATEQHIWEFLSVVGIRPEKKHIIFGDPRKLITEDMVQQMYLEYCQVPNSDPPRYEFLWGPRAHAEIGMMKVLEAVAKFNGAIPSAFPDLYDQALRDEEDRACFRALAMAADIPKGTVPSCSKSRSYSPI, from the coding sequence ATGCCTCGTGGTAAGAAGAGTAAGGGCCGTGCCCGTGACAAACGTCAGCAGGccaaaactgagacacagagtctCACGGATGGTCAGGATACAGTAGCAGAGGTTGAAGAGTCCATCTCTTCTACTCTTTCTGTGGGATCACCCCAGTGCTCTCCTCCTCCTAGCCCATCCAAGGAGCCTCAGGAAGCCGCAGCCACTAGCATTCCTGAGGCAGGTGTCTCATGCCCAAAGTCTGATGAAGGTGCCAAGAGCCAAACGGAGGGAAGTGCGAGCACCTCCGTGGCAACACCCTCCTTTCGGAGGGCTCTCAGAGATCCTCTAGCCAGCAGTGTGAATAAGTTGGTGCATTTCCTACTGGAGAAGGTCAAAAGGAAGGAGCCCATCATACAGGCAGCGATGGAGAGGGTGGTCAAAAGGAAGTACAAGGAGCACTTCCCAGAGATCTTCCGCAGAGCCTCCGTACGCATGGAGCTGATCTATGGCCTTGAGCTGAAGAAAAAtgaccacagaaaacacagctaTGCCGTTGTCAACAACCTGGGCCTACCAGATGAGGGATATCTGGAGAGTGAAGAGTCCATGACCGGTCTCCTGAAGATGCTCCTGGGTGTCATCTTCATGAATGGCAACCGTGCCACAGAACAGCATATCTGGGAGTTCCTCAGTGTCGTGGGGATCCGTCCTGAAAAAAAGCACATCATTTTTGGGGACCCCAGGAAGCTCATCACCGAGGATATGGTGCAGCAGATGTACCTGGAATACTGCCAGGTGCCCAACAGTGACCCTCCACGCTACGAGTTCCTGTGGGGCCCCAGAGCCCATGCTGAGATCGGCATGATGAAAGTGCTGGAGGCTGTGGCCAAGTTCAATGGTGCGATCCCCAGTGCCTTCCCAGACCTATATGACCAAGCTTTGAGAGATGAGGAAGACAGAGCATGCTTTAGAGCCTTAGCCATGGCGGCCGATATTCCCAAAGGCACTGTACCTTCCTGTTCCAAGTCCCGCAGCTACTCCCCCATCTAG
- the LOC136386217 gene encoding melanoma-associated antigen B3-like, protein MLQQGAFHTRSEDSQDEEDSHPTEVLCPDHSCSDPLAAEVNVLERFLLTRYKLNKPIFEEDMLMIVSEIHHDQFAEILEKASWRVEILFGLDLKEMDSNRHSYELVSKLKLPNNGRVNSGTGFPKTGLLMNILAMIFLNGNRATEEELWAFLSIMRVYPGKKHIIYEQPRKLITKDLVNLKYLEYRRISNTNPPQREFLWGPQAVAEISKLKVLEYFAKYTERDPRSFSPHYEEALREEEERAQAGGASGAGARTIGQEGSHGQSTRVSTPSDV, encoded by the exons ATGCTTCAGCAAG GTGCTTTTCACACAAGATCTGAGGACAGCCAAGATGAGGAAGATTCCCATCCCACTGAGGTCTTGTGTCCTGACCACTCATGCAGTGATCCTCTAGCTGCTGAGGTGAATGTGTTAGAGAGGTTTCTTCTCACCAGATATAAACTGAATAAGCCAATTTTTGAAGAAGACATGTTAATGATTGTCAGTGAAATTCACCACGACCAATTTGCCGAGATCCTTGAGAAAGCCTCTTGGAGGGTGGAGATTCTGTTTGGGCTTGACTTAAAGGAAATGGACTCAAATAGGCACTCCTATGAACTTGTCAGCAAACTGAAACTACCCAACAATGGGAGGGTGAATTCCGGCACAGGTTTCCCCAAGACTGGTCTCTTAATGAATATCCTGGCCATGATATTCTTGAATGGCAATCGGGCCACGGAGGAAGAGTTGTGGGCATTCCTGAGTATAATGCGAGTGTACCCTGGAAAAAAACACATCATCTATGAGCAGCCAAGGAAACTAATTACGAAAGATCTAGTGAATCTAAAATATCTGGAATACCGCCGAATATCTAACACTAATCCTCCACAACGTGAGTTCCTTTGGGGTCCCCAAGCTGTTGCTGAAATAAGCAAATTGAAAGTCCTCGAATATTTTGCCAAGTACACCGAAAGAGATCCAAGGTCCTTCTCACCACATTACGAAGAAGCtttgagagaggaggaagaaagagcacAAGCTGGAGGGGCATCCGGAGCTGGCGCTAGAACCATCGGGCAGGAAGGATCCCATGGCCAGTCCACCAGGGTTTCCACTCCTAGTGATGTCTAg